In one window of Paraburkholderia sp. PREW-6R DNA:
- a CDS encoding type I secretion system permease/ATPase, whose protein sequence is MQTEAPPTPDAGLAALVDIARFHGIAADAAQLRHDAAIAGAFDATDLVLVARRLGMKARIVSLRAASISRTPLPALVLDREGRHFILAKTDGKTALVMEPGAAAPTVRLLKEILARSSGTMILFASRASIAGELARFDFSWFIPAIIRYRRLLLEVLGVSLVLQLFGLVSPLMFQVVMDKVLVNRTYSTLNVVCITLLASSVFEVALTALRNYVFAHTTNRIDVELGARLFRHLVALPLNYFGARRVGDTVARVRELENIRNFLTGQALTAIIDLAFSFVFLAVMCVYSVWLTLIVVASLPVYAAVSAFLMPAFRARLNEKFARGADNQAFLVESVSGVETMKAMAVEPQFIRRWESQLAAYVSAGFRVSQLGNLGQQAIQLVGKLVTLATLFFGARLVIDGRLSVGELVAFNMMSQRVSAPVLRLAQLWQDFQQIGISMQRLGDILNTRNELPQSRQALPPIRGNIAFENVRFRYRADAPPVIDGMSLAIRAGEVTGIVGRSGSGKSTLTKLLQRLYVPEHGTVRIDGQDLALADPAWLRRQVGVVLQESVLFNRSVRENIALADPGAPLEIVIRAAQLAGAHDFVCELPEGYDTLVGEHGNNLSGGQRQRLAIARALLGNPRILILDEATSALDFETERILRENMKAICAGRTVIIIAHRLSAVRHADRIIAMDRGRIVEQGNHDTLLAHRGYYAHLVSLQDG, encoded by the coding sequence ATGCAAACCGAAGCACCCCCCACGCCAGACGCGGGCCTTGCCGCGCTCGTCGATATCGCACGCTTTCATGGCATTGCTGCCGATGCGGCCCAGCTACGCCACGACGCCGCCATCGCAGGCGCTTTCGATGCCACGGACCTTGTGCTCGTCGCACGGCGTCTGGGCATGAAAGCCCGCATTGTCTCACTGCGGGCTGCCAGTATTTCGCGCACTCCGCTGCCCGCGCTCGTGCTCGACCGCGAAGGACGGCATTTCATTCTTGCAAAAACGGACGGCAAAACCGCGCTCGTGATGGAACCTGGCGCTGCCGCGCCCACCGTGCGCCTGCTGAAGGAGATTCTCGCGCGCAGCAGCGGCACGATGATCCTGTTCGCGTCGCGCGCATCGATTGCAGGGGAACTCGCCCGCTTTGACTTCTCCTGGTTCATTCCGGCCATCATCCGTTATCGCCGTTTGCTGCTCGAAGTGCTGGGCGTGTCACTGGTCCTGCAGCTGTTCGGGCTCGTTTCGCCGCTGATGTTCCAGGTCGTCATGGACAAGGTGCTCGTGAACCGCACTTACAGCACGCTTAACGTCGTGTGTATCACGCTGCTCGCGAGTTCTGTTTTCGAGGTGGCGCTGACCGCCTTGCGAAATTACGTATTTGCGCACACGACCAACCGTATCGATGTAGAACTCGGCGCGCGGCTGTTCCGGCATCTGGTGGCGCTCCCGCTCAATTACTTCGGAGCGCGCCGCGTGGGCGATACGGTCGCCCGCGTGCGCGAACTCGAAAATATCCGCAACTTCCTCACGGGCCAGGCACTGACTGCAATTATCGACCTGGCCTTTTCCTTTGTCTTTCTCGCCGTCATGTGCGTCTACAGCGTGTGGCTCACGCTCATCGTGGTCGCATCGCTGCCTGTCTATGCCGCCGTCTCTGCCTTCCTGATGCCCGCGTTTCGCGCGCGGCTTAATGAGAAATTCGCGCGCGGCGCGGACAACCAGGCCTTCCTTGTCGAGTCCGTCTCCGGCGTCGAGACCATGAAGGCGATGGCGGTGGAACCGCAGTTCATCCGCCGCTGGGAATCGCAGCTTGCGGCCTACGTGAGCGCGGGGTTTCGCGTCAGCCAGCTTGGCAACCTCGGCCAGCAGGCCATCCAGCTTGTGGGCAAGCTTGTGACGCTCGCCACGCTTTTTTTCGGCGCGCGCCTGGTGATCGACGGGCGTCTGTCCGTGGGCGAGCTCGTTGCCTTTAACATGATGTCGCAACGTGTAAGTGCACCGGTCCTGCGTCTCGCGCAACTGTGGCAGGACTTCCAGCAGATCGGGATTTCGATGCAGCGCCTGGGCGATATCCTGAACACGCGTAACGAACTGCCGCAGAGCCGCCAGGCCCTGCCGCCCATTCGGGGAAATATTGCTTTCGAGAACGTGCGGTTCCGGTATCGCGCCGATGCGCCGCCCGTGATCGACGGCATGTCCCTGGCTATCCGCGCGGGCGAGGTGACCGGCATTGTCGGCCGCTCCGGCTCGGGCAAAAGCACGCTGACGAAGCTGCTGCAACGGCTCTACGTGCCAGAACACGGCACGGTTCGCATTGACGGGCAGGACCTGGCGCTGGCCGACCCCGCATGGCTGCGCAGGCAGGTCGGCGTTGTGCTCCAGGAGAGCGTGCTGTTTAACCGGTCGGTACGCGAAAACATTGCTCTCGCCGATCCGGGCGCACCGCTGGAAATCGTGATCCGCGCAGCGCAGCTCGCAGGCGCACATGATTTTGTTTGTGAACTGCCCGAGGGCTACGACACGCTCGTCGGTGAACACGGCAACAACCTCTCGGGCGGCCAGCGTCAGCGGCTCGCCATAGCGCGCGCGCTGCTGGGCAATCCGCGCATTCTCATTCTCGACGAGGCAACCAGCGCGCTCGACTTTGAAACCGAGCGCATCCTGCGTGAGAACATGAAGGCAATCTGCGCGGGTCGCACGGTCATTATCATCGCGCACCGCCTCTCTGCCGTGCGCCATGCCGACCGCATCATCGCGATGGATCGCGGGCGCATTGTCGAGCAGGGCAATCACGACACGTTGCTCGCGCATCGCGGCTATTACGCACATCTCGTTTCACTCCAGGACGGCTGA
- a CDS encoding matrixin family metalloprotease translates to MSNAISATDPGLAGLAAAMGGTNSSTFQDFLRIVNASPQFVSELSGYLQKHDIEMSSGQLIEQGVKVNGATDKDVGITISSVLPSDPLKSPGYVLAETIAHELGHYLDPNGPVQGSGDALLGEARAEINAYELMFQATTNLSTSGNLASSDPNAPGGQLYLANQAGMPLGNVTLFGDADDSIQQQIAQMLAANPNVVGDIISTCGYKSACEAAVATAMGQIPAYRNYYSGTGSNASPAISIQSGDYLLQTDANNPSQINVINSQTGKTIQTITTDVLPDGSITMGVSDVASGSTWNSVIGANGQLVQTDAMQDTGGVLTDTRDSYDANGDLTGSDDITYTGNGQLSLEQTFDGDGNLVSTTRGASYVNGMLTGENVFNASGNHTDYIVIDPTTGLMTQDRKFDPITGQQYETVVYQNGQETGYADFANGKQLDYVAVDPVTGLVTQDTEFDPATGQTRLIALYQNGVETAYADFVNGQQVNYEVVNPATGQVTEDRELNPATQQLTVIRELDGNGDVTGEAFFNSDGQETDFKVYDTTTGLMTEDRTFDTETGVETAQLNYQDGVLVSQALFNSAGQQDGWQNFDPVTGQLTENEVLDPATGVWTELDFYQNGQLAETQLYNATTDAETAQLNYEDGALVSQALFNSAGQQDGWQNFDPVTGQLTENEVLDPATGVWTELDFYQNGQLAQTRLYNAVTDAETAQRYYQDGALVSQALFNSAGQQDGWQNFDPVTGQLTENEVLDPATGVWTELDFYQNGQLAETQFYNAVTDAETAQRYYQDGALVSQALFNSAGQQDGWQNFDPVTGQLTENEVLDPATGVYTELDFYQNGQLAQTRLYNAVTDAETVQRNYQDGALVSQALFNSAGQQDGWQNFDPVTGQVTENEVLDPATGVWTELDFYQNGQLAETQLYNATTDAETVQRNYQDGALVGQALFNSAGQQDGWQNFDPVTGQLTENEVLNPATGVYTELDFYQNGQLAQTQLYDAVTNVETAQLSYQGGVLQTEATFANVNGQAQQDGYFWFNDQQQVTAQATFSDGQQTGTLFYDTSKGVVTAITTVSDGAMTGEVFFNDDPSNHYVDRIEVVNNDQVTDYVNINAQGKPTSGTPDVIRDPSVFTKVADAASGNVNGLLDTGTDFSTPEVGLPTDTMDGLYGLNGLAGLGDEMDNLGGEIDDFGGIEYAGLAGSQSIIDQTLSAGLAATAQTVGGGSTQGAAAAASGLQEAALAAQLSSMSGGTGASIFEEAGWSGNVITWSAGGSANGFSDGMSGSEAILVEQAFATWAAASGLQFVEVSDPSQADISVGLAHLDTAATGVVGMTSINATAGVLSSAEIRLEAPSETALATDANGQLAYTGTDAEFEQVLLHEIGHALGLASNADANSIMYYELNGANRTLDATDLAGIQSLYGGGAPTAPSSSSTAVNQLIQAMAAYAPESSAGTGASVISEQPQPLLAAAH, encoded by the coding sequence ATGTCAAATGCAATTTCCGCGACGGACCCGGGCTTGGCAGGTCTGGCTGCTGCGATGGGTGGCACTAACAGCAGCACTTTTCAGGATTTTCTCAGGATTGTAAATGCGTCGCCGCAATTCGTATCCGAATTGAGTGGATATTTGCAAAAGCATGATATTGAGATGTCGTCGGGGCAGCTGATTGAACAAGGGGTTAAAGTTAATGGGGCTACGGACAAGGACGTGGGTATCACAATCAGCTCCGTGCTTCCGTCTGACCCGCTGAAGAGTCCAGGCTATGTCCTTGCCGAAACTATCGCGCATGAACTTGGGCACTATCTGGATCCGAATGGTCCCGTCCAGGGCAGCGGTGACGCACTGCTTGGCGAGGCTCGTGCCGAAATCAATGCGTACGAGTTGATGTTTCAGGCGACCACCAACCTGAGCACAAGCGGAAATCTCGCGTCCTCCGATCCTAATGCGCCGGGCGGGCAACTGTATCTGGCGAATCAGGCGGGAATGCCGCTTGGCAACGTGACGCTGTTTGGTGACGCTGATGACTCCATTCAGCAACAGATCGCCCAGATGCTGGCCGCCAATCCGAACGTGGTTGGCGACATCATTTCAACGTGTGGCTATAAGTCAGCCTGTGAGGCGGCAGTTGCCACGGCGATGGGACAAATTCCGGCCTATCGAAATTACTATAGTGGAACGGGTAGTAATGCGTCGCCGGCAATCTCGATACAGAGCGGAGACTACCTGCTGCAGACGGATGCGAATAATCCATCGCAGATCAATGTAATCAATAGCCAGACGGGCAAAACCATCCAGACCATCACCACGGACGTGCTCCCGGATGGCTCGATCACGATGGGCGTGAGTGACGTGGCGTCAGGCTCAACCTGGAACAGTGTCATCGGCGCCAACGGGCAGTTGGTGCAGACGGACGCGATGCAGGATACGGGGGGAGTGCTGACGGATACCCGTGACAGCTATGACGCCAATGGCGATCTGACCGGATCAGATGACATCACCTATACCGGCAATGGACAGCTCAGCCTCGAACAGACCTTTGATGGCGATGGTAACCTTGTCAGCACGACGCGGGGCGCTTCGTACGTCAACGGCATGCTTACTGGCGAAAACGTGTTCAACGCCAGTGGCAACCACACGGATTATATCGTCATCGACCCGACGACCGGGCTGATGACCCAGGACCGCAAGTTTGATCCGATCACCGGCCAGCAGTACGAGACCGTTGTTTACCAGAACGGGCAGGAAACCGGCTACGCCGACTTTGCTAACGGCAAACAGCTCGATTACGTCGCGGTCGATCCGGTGACGGGACTGGTGACGCAGGACACAGAATTCGATCCTGCGACGGGCCAGACCAGGCTCATCGCGCTTTACCAGAACGGCGTAGAAACCGCCTACGCTGATTTCGTGAACGGCCAGCAGGTCAACTACGAGGTGGTCAATCCCGCAACGGGACAAGTCACAGAGGACCGGGAACTGAACCCGGCTACCCAGCAGCTCACTGTCATCCGGGAACTGGACGGCAACGGCGACGTGACGGGCGAAGCCTTCTTTAACAGCGATGGGCAGGAAACGGACTTCAAGGTCTACGACACGACGACCGGGTTGATGACCGAGGACCGCACGTTTGATACCGAAACCGGCGTCGAAACGGCCCAGCTCAATTACCAGGACGGGGTGCTGGTCAGCCAGGCGCTGTTTAACAGCGCTGGCCAGCAGGATGGCTGGCAGAACTTCGACCCGGTCACGGGGCAGCTAACGGAGAATGAGGTCCTTGATCCGGCGACGGGCGTGTGGACGGAGCTCGACTTTTATCAGAACGGCCAGCTTGCAGAAACACAGTTGTACAACGCGACAACGGATGCGGAAACGGCCCAGCTCAATTACGAGGACGGGGCGCTGGTCAGCCAGGCGCTGTTTAACAGCGCTGGCCAGCAGGATGGCTGGCAGAACTTCGACCCGGTCACGGGGCAGCTAACGGAGAATGAGGTCCTTGATCCGGCGACGGGCGTGTGGACGGAGCTCGACTTTTATCAGAACGGCCAGCTTGCACAAACGCGGTTGTACAACGCGGTCACGGATGCGGAAACGGCGCAGCGCTACTACCAGGACGGGGCGCTAGTCAGCCAGGCGCTGTTTAACAGCGCGGGCCAGCAGGATGGCTGGCAGAACTTCGACCCGGTCACGGGGCAGCTAACGGAGAATGAGGTCCTTGATCCGGCGACGGGCGTGTGGACGGAGCTCGACTTTTACCAGAACGGCCAGCTTGCAGAAACACAGTTTTACAACGCGGTCACGGATGCGGAAACGGCGCAGCGCTACTACCAGGACGGGGCGCTGGTCAGTCAGGCGCTGTTCAATAGCGCTGGCCAGCAGGATGGCTGGCAGAACTTCGACCCGGTCACGGGACAGCTAACAGAGAATGAGGTCCTGGATCCGGCGACAGGCGTGTACACGGAGCTGGACTTTTACCAGAACGGCCAGCTTGCACAAACGCGGTTGTACAACGCGGTCACGGATGCGGAAACGGTGCAGCGCAACTATCAGGACGGGGCGCTGGTCAGTCAGGCGCTGTTTAACAGCGCTGGCCAGCAGGATGGCTGGCAGAATTTCGACCCGGTCACAGGACAGGTAACGGAGAATGAGGTCCTGGATCCGGCGACGGGCGTGTGGACGGAGCTGGACTTTTACCAGAACGGCCAGCTTGCCGAAACACAGTTGTACAACGCGACAACGGATGCGGAAACGGTGCAGCGCAACTACCAGGACGGGGCGCTGGTCGGTCAGGCGCTGTTTAACAGCGCTGGCCAGCAGGATGGCTGGCAGAATTTCGACCCGGTCACGGGGCAGCTAACAGAGAATGAGGTCCTCAATCCTGCGACGGGCGTGTACACGGAGCTGGACTTTTACCAGAACGGCCAGCTTGCACAAACGCAGTTGTACGACGCGGTAACGAATGTGGAAACGGCGCAGCTCAGCTACCAGGGTGGCGTACTGCAGACTGAGGCGACCTTTGCCAACGTAAATGGACAGGCGCAGCAGGACGGATACTTCTGGTTCAATGATCAGCAGCAGGTGACGGCGCAGGCGACGTTCAGCGATGGCCAGCAAACCGGTACCCTTTTCTACGACACCTCGAAAGGCGTGGTCACGGCGATCACTACTGTCAGTGACGGGGCCATGACGGGAGAAGTTTTCTTTAACGATGACCCCAGCAACCACTATGTAGACAGGATTGAAGTCGTCAATAACGACCAGGTCACTGACTACGTCAATATCAATGCTCAGGGGAAACCTACGTCCGGAACACCCGATGTGATCAGGGACCCGTCTGTATTTACCAAGGTAGCGGACGCCGCTTCCGGGAACGTCAACGGCCTGCTGGATACCGGCACTGATTTCTCAACTCCAGAAGTCGGCCTGCCCACCGATACCATGGATGGTCTTTACGGCCTCAATGGCCTCGCCGGTCTCGGCGATGAAATGGACAACCTCGGAGGCGAAATCGATGACTTCGGAGGCATCGAGTATGCTGGCCTCGCCGGCAGCCAGAGCATCATCGACCAGACACTCAGCGCTGGCCTGGCAGCGACAGCCCAGACGGTTGGGGGTGGGTCGACGCAAGGCGCTGCGGCTGCTGCCAGCGGGTTGCAGGAAGCCGCACTGGCTGCCCAGCTCTCATCCATGTCGGGAGGAACGGGAGCGTCAATCTTCGAAGAAGCCGGCTGGAGCGGCAACGTGATCACCTGGAGTGCCGGCGGCAGCGCCAACGGTTTCAGCGACGGCATGTCTGGCAGCGAGGCAATCCTGGTCGAGCAGGCGTTTGCCACGTGGGCAGCAGCGTCGGGTCTGCAGTTCGTGGAAGTCTCCGATCCGTCGCAGGCCGATATCTCTGTCGGCCTGGCGCACCTGGACACGGCGGCTACGGGCGTGGTCGGCATGACCAGCATCAATGCCACGGCCGGCGTGCTGTCATCGGCTGAGATCCGGCTGGAAGCCCCCAGCGAAACCGCACTGGCGACGGACGCGAACGGGCAACTCGCTTACACCGGGACGGACGCGGAGTTCGAACAGGTGCTGCTGCACGAGATCGGTCACGCCCTGGGTCTTGCCAGCAATGCAGATGCGAACTCGATCATGTACTACGAGCTGAACGGGGCGAACCGCACACTCGATGCGACGGATCTCGCCGGTATCCAGTCATTGTACGGTGGAGGCGCGCCGACGGCCCCTTCGTCATCCAGCACGGCGGTGAACCAGCTGATCCAGGCAATGGCGGCCTATGCACCTGAGTCGTCCGCGGGAACCGGTGCGAGCGTGATATCCGAACAGCCGCAGCCATTGCTGGCCGCCGCCCATTGA